The following nucleotide sequence is from Deinococcus aerophilus.
CCGGACTCGGCCCCGACCTGTACGCCGCCGCGCAGGACGCCACCCGCGCCATGATCGAGTTCATGACGGCGGAATATGACCTGGGACCGCAAGACGCCTACCTGCTGTGCAGCGTTGCGGCGGATCTGCGAATCAGCGAGATCGTGGACGCCCCCAACTGGCTGGTGGGCCTGTACCTGCCCCGGAGCATCTTCCGGTAACAGTGCCGGAAGAGCCACCGCACCCCCGTCTGGTGCGCGGCATGATAGACAGAGTCGTGTTCTGGTCTGCTGGGGAGAAGGTCAATCTGTCGGGGGGCCCGCAGACCGGCCGCCCCCGCAACCACACCCGGCGAACTACTCCCGCTCTTTTCAGGTCAGGCCAGAACCGGGATGGTGGAGACGGCCCGGGCCGGGAACCCGTTCAGCGCGGCCCCGCCCGGTGAATCCGCCTGCCCTGGCGTCGCCGCGTCCCCTGTACGGCGCCCTGCTGTACTGCGCCGCCCTGCTGATGTTCGCGTGTCTGGACGGCACCACCAAGGTGCTCACCGCCCATTACCCGGTCCCGGTGGTTGCGGCCGTTCGCTACGGTACCCAGCTGCTGCTCATGACGGCGCTGCTGCCCCGGCCCCGGCGCACGCTGTTTGTTACCACCCGGCCGGTACTGGTGGCAGTGCGTTCTCTGAGTCTGGTGGTGGTGACCCTGATGATGGGGTACGCCCTGTCGCGTCTGCCCCTGGCGGAAGCCACCTCCATCGTGTTTCTGGCCCCCATGCTGCTCGCTCTGCTGGCGGGTCCGGTGCTGGGAGAGCGGCTGAGCATGTCGCGCTGGCTCGCGGTGATCGGCGGCTTTCTCGGCGTGCTGCTGGTCGTGCGCCCTGGGGGGACCCTCGATGCCCTGGGGGTGATGTTTGCGCTGCTCGCCGCGGTGTGCAACTCGATTTACCAGCTGCTGTCCCGGCTGCTTGTCGGCGAGCGGACCGTGAGCCTGCTGTACCAGTCGGCGGTGGCCGGAACCCTGGTCTTCGGGGTGGTTGCCCCCTTCGTGCTGGGTGGCCCGGCCCTGACCCCGGCCACCGTGGCGCTGATGTTCAGTCTGGGCGTCAGCGGAGGTCTGGGGCATCTGTTCTT
It contains:
- a CDS encoding DMT family transporter, which encodes MNPPALASPRPLYGALLYCAALLMFACLDGTTKVLTAHYPVPVVAAVRYGTQLLLMTALLPRPRRTLFVTTRPVLVAVRSLSLVVVTLMMGYALSRLPLAEATSIVFLAPMLLALLAGPVLGERLSMSRWLAVIGGFLGVLLVVRPGGTLDALGVMFALLAAVCNSIYQLLSRLLVGERTVSLLYQSAVAGTLVFGVVAPFVLGGPALTPATVALMFSLGVSGGLGHLFFTLAFREAPTSLLAPLSYLQLLWAALIGLLVFHQVPDALSLLGMLVIAVSGISVALRSTRRHTPLADA